AGCCAATTCTACCGTCTGGATTACTATGACTATGACCCGCAAAAAAGAAGATATGCCAACCGGCTGGTTCTTCTAGTGCTTCAATTAATTTTGAGTAATTCGGCTGGTAAAGTGTCTGAATAAAAGCACCATATTTTTTTAATCGATCAAGAGATTCTTTTTCTTGCTTATATTCATTATTTTCATCTAATTCGTTATCTGCGAAAATAGCTAAAATCCGAACTCTTGTATCTAAGCGGTTAATGGTTTGTTTTTGTTCGGGACGTGCGAAATCCGTTGCGCTCACAGATAACTCTGTATTTTTGTGCAGACGAAATAAAGGATACAAAAATTCCCATTCTTGCCAAGGAAATCCTCTTAATATTCGATCTTCAGTTTGTATAAAAAGTTGAATTTCTTCTTGTGAATTTGCGTATTTTTCTAAGGTATTTTGAATTTTTGAGTCAACTTCACCCCTTTCGTTAATCCAACTTTGAGTATCTGTTAACCATTGATTCATTTCTGTTTTTAAATTTTCAGCCAGTTTCTGTAAACTAATATTACCATCGGTACTTAATAGTTGCTCAGAAAGAGATTTTATTTTAGGTCGTCGGGGAGAGTCTGGAATGATGTAATTTTTCCAGATATTAAATGTCTGACTAAGTTGCTCTGGCATAATTGAAAGATAGGAGCTTCTTTCTTCCAAACGTCCTTTAGAGTCAGAGATAGTCAAAGTGACGGGTAGAACTGCCATTCGGTTTGGCAATTGAAGACAGGAACCAATTTTAAAATAAATTTTTTTTGACATAGCAATCTCTTTTCTATCCTGGAAAGCTTTCTACTATCGTAATTTCATTGAGAGTAAAACTAATTTTAAAAGAATCATTGCTTTTACAAACAAAACTATGTGCTATCGTAAGATCAAGAATATTAGTTTGATCATTAGTTCTTTGAGGGGGAAAAAATTCTCCTTCTTCATCGAAAACAGAAACAATTAGGTTTTCAGGCAAATAACCTTTACCATTTTGAGGTCTAACTTTCAAATAGATGCGAATTTCTTTGTTATTAATTTCGTCAATCGTTAAAATTAATTCGAGTAGATGTTGGTCTAATTCAATTACTTTTTTTCGACTAATTGATTTCCCAAGTGTTGCCGTTTTAAATCCTTGATTCTCAAGACAATTTTGCCAGAAACTCAATAGGGAAACTATATCACTTTTTATAGATTCAATAGTGGTTGATGTTTCTCTAACAGCAGATTCTTGAATCGTTATTGTATTTTTAGATATATCTAAAATTTTAGCGTTTGATTTAGCTTCTTCTAACACTATAATTTTTTTTAGACTAAAGGCTTCTAATTCTAAAATAGAAATACCGAGTGCTTTTTCTAATTCTCCAGACTCAAATAGTTCGCATAACCGATCAAATATTTGATAATTACCCTTCAGTTGAATTATAGTATTTTGATTTTGTGTGCCAGTCTGATCAGTCATGATTTGCTCCTCAATTTTACCTGTTGAATATTTGTGAATTTAATGATTTTCAGAAATCATTTATTACTTAGTCTTGAGAAAATAAT
This portion of the Microcystis aeruginosa NIES-2549 genome encodes:
- a CDS encoding DUF1822 family protein, whose product is MTDQTGTQNQNTIIQLKGNYQIFDRLCELFESGELEKALGISILELEAFSLKKIIVLEEAKSNAKILDISKNTITIQESAVRETSTTIESIKSDIVSLLSFWQNCLENQGFKTATLGKSISRKKVIELDQHLLELILTIDEINNKEIRIYLKVRPQNGKGYLPENLIVSVFDEEGEFFPPQRTNDQTNILDLTIAHSFVCKSNDSFKISFTLNEITIVESFPG